TGCCTACGGCAAGAGTCGTGCCTCTGAGCCCAATAGAAAAGTTAGCTTTTCTTACTCAAAAAACTAGGGATGCTTTCAAAGAGGCAAATGTAAGTGATGAAGAAATAGAGAAAATGTATCTGAAAGTGCGGGAAAAGAAAAATTGAAGGTCGTGCTTGATGCTAATGTTTTCATATCCGCCT
Above is a genomic segment from Mesoaciditoga lauensis cd-1655R = DSM 25116 containing:
- a CDS encoding type II toxin-antitoxin system Phd/YefM family antitoxin; the protein is MKTKIMSVREFRSKMSKILGESEIIVTKDGVPTARVVPLSPIEKLAFLTQKTRDAFKEANVSDEEIEKMYLKVREKKN